The sequence GAACTCAAATTATGATTGaatgttaaaacaaaataaagaaactaATGCCGACCAAAGATTAGTGCCGAAGAACTTCAGCAGATAAAGGTTGCCCAGCTGTCCCTGAATCATAGACGTAAAAATCGCCATTTATTGCCTTTAAAGATAACTTTCATTGCTGAAGTTCATTTTTGACCcttgaaaaaaatcttgatcTCACTTCAAATGTCccaaatattttataatataataatttaaaaaaaagaaacaataaaactttaatgaaaCTCTACACTGCATTAGTTAAATACTAAAAATCACAGATGAAAATATTGTCCATAAAGCTAAATTGTGTGGAGGTTTGTGATTGATTAGATGTTGGccaaaaaacatacaaaacgTTCCTCATTTGTCTCAATTGCAACAGAAGTAACATGAAACATTACAATGTAGGAGAAGACGAAAGTATGACCCACGTCTCTCTCTTATAAACCAACACATTCTCCGACACTGAAGCACAGTGACTCAACTGGGTACATCTGACTTGtcaccatctcacacacacagtttattcacaaACCTGAGTTGATTCATACAGTCTACCTATTTTCAGAGTATCATGTGCAGACTAAGGCTTGTGATCAGAAAATTTTACTTGTTTAAGAGACactgtcgtttttttttttttaaagcttgcaGGTCtaatcttgttttctttcatcataAATGTTGTGCAGTGGAATGTTTTTAGCATGAAAGTAAAAGAGGAAGTTACCAAAACCTAAATTGCATTCATGAACTTGTGCATCAGCTTCTGAAATAGATATGTTCTTTGGCTGAGCATGAACCTGCACTCAGTCTCATCACTGCTGTGctgcaaaataaaagacaacagGAAGGAAACACAGCAGACTTTCTTCCTACTTACTACATATACTCTTTTAATATAATGATCTGGATAATGGTCGAcgagagaaagacagattttaACTAATCTACTCTGCTCACCATATTGTCAGTCAATGCCTCTGAGCCAGTCCACACCGTCAAGTCTTCGAAAGATGACCAGATGACTGCGGACGACATCATGCATAACGTCAACGTCGTTCTCTACACACTCATTGTCGTGCTCGGCATCACAGGGAACTCCGTGGTGGTCTGGGTGGCAGGATTCAAGCTCAAGGTGAATATGACATGTATCATTTGTTAAGCCTGGACCTAGACTGTATATAAGTAGATACACTTTATACACTCACAAGGGCCATTTCTCTGCATTGAGTACTTTTACTGTTgatactttaaatacattttcctgaAACTTATGTACTTCTACTTAAATTACTTCTTCAGTGtcggacttttacttgtaaatgagtatttttacagtgtggtttTAGTACTTTAACTTCCTCCACCACAGGGAGGTCTGCATGATAATGCAATACATGATACAATGCAAACAGACTGAGGCTAAAGCTAACATGTCCCACACAAAATGCCATCGTCTTCACTGATTGATGATCCTTTTAGAGGATGGTGAAACATTCAAAACAAAGCATAGCATAGCATTCAAAACTTTTACTGATACCTGACActtctcttattttcttctcctttccttcttctttattaccactctgttttctctttttccccttcttttcaCCCTCCTCAGCCGAAGGTCACAAATGTGTGGCTGGTGAATCTGGCGATAGCAGACCTGATCTTCTGCTTCACACGAGTCTTCTCTCTCATTAAGCTCTTCTATGACCACTGGCCCTTTGGCACCTTCATCTGCAAATTCAACGGCTTCTTCAAATATGCCAACATGTTCTGCTCCGTCTTTCTCCTGGCTGTGATCAGTGTGGACCGAGCACTCTGCGTCTGGCGGCCCGTCTTCACCAAACGACGGCGCACCCTATGTGCAGCCAGGGTGGTGGCTGTCTGCGTCTGGATAGCAGCCATCATCTTCAGCACTCCATACTTTGTCCACCGGCAAGTCTACCTGGAAAAGAACCTGAGTCAGTGCTCTGTGGATTCGACGGAGGCGACAGACACGGACAGCAGCACCAAACTGGCTCTCTACATCATCCGCTTCATGTGTGGCTTCATGTTGCCTTTCATAGTCATCCTCATCTGTTACATCCTGGCCGGCATTGGCATCCGACGCACTCGTCTGTCAGGGAAATCGCGCCCTCTGCGTATATTAGTGTCACTGGTCATTGCGTTCTTCCTGTGCTGGGCTCCGTACCACTGCCTCCTGCTGGTGAAGCTGGTGGACAGTAAGAACAAGGTGGTGAAGAGCTGGTCTACTGTGGCTATGGGCATCGCCTACTTTAATAGCTGTGTGAACCCGCTGTTGTACTTCTGCACGGGGCTGGATGTCAGGGGGAGGCTCAGGCAGAGTCTGGCAGGGGTGTACCGGCGAGCTCTGGCAGACGATGTGGACGAACAGACGACTCAGTCCAACGACCGCTCCTTGGACGACAGTAGCGGGTCGAAACACACCACTGTTGTGG is a genomic window of Toxotes jaculatrix isolate fToxJac2 chromosome 13, fToxJac2.pri, whole genome shotgun sequence containing:
- the LOC121191997 gene encoding C3a anaphylatoxin chemotactic receptor-like, with the translated sequence MTADDIMHNVNVVLYTLIVVLGITGNSVVVWVAGFKLKPKVTNVWLVNLAIADLIFCFTRVFSLIKLFYDHWPFGTFICKFNGFFKYANMFCSVFLLAVISVDRALCVWRPVFTKRRRTLCAARVVAVCVWIAAIIFSTPYFVHRQVYLEKNLSQCSVDSTEATDTDSSTKLALYIIRFMCGFMLPFIVILICYILAGIGIRRTRLSGKSRPLRILVSLVIAFFLCWAPYHCLLLVKLVDSKNKVVKSWSTVAMGIAYFNSCVNPLLYFCTGLDVRGRLRQSLAGVYRRALADDVDEQTTQSNDRSLDDSSGSKHTTVVVAGKSRSSVDSANV